A portion of the Malania oleifera isolate guangnan ecotype guangnan chromosome 3, ASM2987363v1, whole genome shotgun sequence genome contains these proteins:
- the LOC131150561 gene encoding uncharacterized protein LOC131150561 translates to MSRDRGNENLPSEDIGWHFGTAVDGNRHVIMCKLCGKIIKGGITRLKQHLAHKKGQVAGCSNVTTQVREQMMKHLQQYAEKKRDKQKRQEEAEAQIRGDFENFSDEEDLEEESMRFARQESMRSQQQWEERQRFRARTTGRGNIYEEGGGSGSGATSGFNRAGARSYSGREAGGSGRQWINPDAPEARLKAMDPILERSKSAKQPKLNTKLLKGLRSKLGKAVGKFLIYNRIPANVADSPFMQPMLDIAAEVGKGVKGPSPYEISEIYLEQEYQEMKNYIASFAGIWKERGVTLMCDGWSGPTRKHIINFLVYCDRGTVFHKSVDASDVPSRTAEYYFRLMDEVVEEIGEENVVQVVTDNEAAMKAGGKLLMQKRPNLYWTACAAHCIDLILEDIGKKSNVKKVLEDARTITSFIYNHTWTVNFMKKFTNNRELLRPAITRFATNFIALETIVRHKQALREMFTSDAWKNSRFGMAKSGPAYDSKKIILGKEFWQKASDIIKVQEPLVKVLKLVDGDEKPTMGFIYEAIDRAKLAIQKDCRFYKDYWKIIDNRWSFQLHQDLHAAGYFLNPQFLYGAPPSPEVAREVMDGVKKVITKLVPDIDTQIRAINQLLLYRDRQETFGTPLAQRAVKQTNPAEWWIHYGLCAPELQRIAIRVLSQTTSASNCERNWSTFSLIHTKTRNRLKYMRLQKLVFVHYNMRLKLRRTMRRSQREIEEGFNPINLDYIFEEDDPLSQWLEERETPLLDGQDNSNWLNEEVGGTTEGGDQPPINAHDDSSSSPERTQSDDNLGLSPPSDDDGNSGAGAGVGGGGSGGGGGGGVEYNYGYDTGTSFGRDIYPSDPYGLHDIPENYDLGIPPGNQSSQPRRRSARGDPSDSTEDSYGVVRSFGDFGLDGSSSQSYGSHPAYPHYASRDSHFYPSGSGISGSSESSSTHYPEPAPAPTYRHYSGEFSSPVHFQEQQQNDANLGSFNYVFPQGWGDNFPSQSQDTDANYEDPPRHSFWW, encoded by the exons atgtcacgtgatagaggaaatgaaaacttacctagtgaagatattggatggcattttggtactgcggtagacggtaatagacatgttattatgtgtaagttatgtgggaagataatcaaagggggcattacacgcttgaaacaacacttggcacataaaaagggtcaagtagctggatgctcaaatgtgaccacacaagtaagagaacaaatgatgaaacatctacaacagtatgctgagaagaaaagagataaacaaaaaaggcaagaagaagcagaagcccaaattagaggagattttgagaatttcagcgatgaagaagacttggaagaagaaagtatgagattcgctcgacaagaaagcatgcgatcacaacaacaatgggaagagagacaaagatttcgagcaagaacaactggaaggggtaatatttatgaagagggaggtggctctggcagtggtgctaccagtggtttcaatagagcaggagctcgatcttatagtggtcgagaagctggaggtagtggacgacaatggatcaatcctgatgcccctgaagctagactaaaggcaatggatcctattttagaaagaagcaagagtgcgaaacaaccaaaactcaacacaaagttactgaaaggtttaagaagtaaattaggaaaagcggttggaaaattcctaatttataatcggattccagcgaatgtagctgactctccatttatgcagcctatgcttgatattgctgcagaggttggaaagggggtgaagggtccatcaccctatgagatatctgaaatttatttggagcaagagtatcaagaaatgaaaaattatatagcttcttttgctggaatttggaaggaaagaggtgtaacacttatgtgtgatggttggtcaggaccaactagaaaacacattataaactttttagtttattgcgatagaggcaccgtgtttcataaatcagttgatgcctctgatgtgccaagcagaacagctgaatattatttcag attaatggatgaggtggttgaagaaattggagaggagaatgttgtccaagtagtgactgataatgaagctgcaatgaaggcaggaggaaaattattaatgcagaagaggcccaatctctattggacagcatgtgcagctcattgcatagaccttattcttgaagatattggtaagaaaagtaacgtgaagaaggtcttagaagatgcaagaacaataacctcatttatttacaaccacacatggacagtgaatttcatgaagaaattcacaaataatagagagttacttcgccctgccatcactcgatttgccacaaatttcattgctttggagactattgtcaggcataaacaagcactaagggaaatgtttacatctgatgcttggaaaaactcaaggtttggaatggcaaaatcaggcccagcatatgattcgaagaaaattatcttaggcaaagagttttggcaaaaggcctctgatataattaaagtgcaagaacccttggtgaaagttcttaaattggttgatggtgatgaaaaaccaaccatgggcttcatatacgaggcaattgatagggcgaagttggccattcaaaaagattgccggttttacaaagactattggaaaattattgacaaccggtggagttttcagttgcaccaagatttgcacgctgctg ggtattttttgaacccacaatttctttatggtgccccaccctctcctgaagttgctagagaagtcatggatggagttaaaaaagtgataaccaagttggtacccgatatagatactcaaattcgggctattaatcaa ttgttgctatatcgagataggcaagagacttttggaaccccgttggctcaaagggcagtaaaacaaacaaatcctg ctgaatggtggattcattatggcttgtgtgctcctgagctccaaagaatagcaattagagttcttagccagaccacatcagcttcgaactgtgagcgtaattggagcacctttagcctcatccatacgaaaacaagaaatagattaaagtacatgagactacaaaaacttgttttcgtacattacaacatgaggttaaagttaagacgtacaatgagaagaagccaacgagaaattgaagagggtttcaatcctatcaatttggattacattttcgaagaagatgatcctttaagtcaatggttagaggagagagagacaccactactcgacggtcaggacaattcaaattggttaaatgaagaggttggtggtactacagaaggaggtgatcaaccaccaataaacgcgcatgatgattcaagttcaagtcctgaacgcacacaaagtgatgacaatcttggtttgagcccaccaagtgatgatgatggtaatagtggtgctggagctggggttggggggggtggcagtggtggtggtggaggcggcggtgtagaatataattatggatatgatacagggacatcatttggaagggatatatatccttctgatccttatggactacatgacatacctgaaaattatgacttgggtattcctccagggaaccaatcttcacaacccaggagaaggagtgctcgtggtgaccctagcgattctactgaagattcatatggtgtggttcgtagttttggcgactttggtttagatggttcatcatcacaatcatatggatctcatccagcatatccacattatgcatctcgtgactcacatttttatcccagtggatcaggaatctcaggatctagtgagtcttcttctacacactacccagagccagcccctgccccaacttatagacattattcaggagaattttcatcaccagtacattttcaagagcaacaacaaaatgacgcaaacttgggttcatttaactatgtatttccacaaggatggggagataatttcccatcccaatctcaagatacagatgcaaattatgaagaccctccacgtcattctttttggtggtga